In Cicer arietinum cultivar CDC Frontier isolate Library 1 chromosome 1, Cicar.CDCFrontier_v2.0, whole genome shotgun sequence, one DNA window encodes the following:
- the LOC101497240 gene encoding uncharacterized protein: protein MGTAVLLPSDDASSIIRSDRNPNKSSRKKLSTAAVNSSSLDRNCSVVKHPGSNLVMGQVKILKRGEKLIPDDNATNKSDDCYDLVLGSTNRIGPDPLIVKKQVRVQDLTDGLYAGPTSVASPPPSSVPVPEFLGRKTDSVSGDLKRFLCLIS, encoded by the coding sequence ATGGGAACCGCAGTTCTTCTTCCATCTGACGATGCATCTTCCATTATCAGATCAGACCGAAACCCTAACAAGAGTTCCCGGAAAAAGCTGAGTACGGCGGCCGTGAACTCTAGTTCGCTAGATCGAAACTGCTCGGTTGTAAAACACCCCGGATCGAATCTCGTGATGGGTCAAGTGAAGATTCTCAAGAGGGGAGAGAAGCTGATTCCCGATGATAACGCGACGAACAAGAGTGATGACTGTTACGATTTGGTATTAGGATCCACGAATCGTATAGGTCCGGATCCTCTGATTGTGAAGAAACAGGTTAGGGTTCAGGATTTAACGGACGGACTATACGCAGGACCGACTTCCGTTGCGTCTCCGCCGCCTAGCTCCGTACCCGTTCCTGAATTTCTCGGTAGGAAAACAGATTCCGTCAGTGGTGATTTGAAGCGGTTTCTTTGTTTGATTAGTTGA